A genomic region of Miscanthus floridulus cultivar M001 chromosome 3, ASM1932011v1, whole genome shotgun sequence contains the following coding sequences:
- the LOC136543423 gene encoding uncharacterized protein, producing MKRSGDIASLFQKYESKKKACSQSPSVAAAVPEEQMEEQDQDRVIEENVTPTPMSEQEDGPDQDRVIEENVTPTPMPPNPPPVAQKEPIYDISRLPLDPGVRQPIANYPVNDQDAVRRSYIIKGPFQPYAHQFESRKIGNRDRQFNPMWFYKYPWIEYSVKKEAAFCFVCYLFGKEKSKKSAFVEGGWRNWNRNDALDLHVGGVTSAHNAAQERYNLFMTPHGAIDDKIVKVDNEERRLYKIRLTYSLRCLRFLLQQGLAFHGHDESEESSNRGNFIELLKWLAANNEEVNKFVLKNAPGNCTLTSPDIQKEIIQCCAMETRDQIIKEIGDDHYTILADESSDVSHKEQLALCLRYVDKSGRPCERFLGIVHVDDTTSSSLKEAIQSLLVSHGLTITQIHGQGYDGASNMKGEIKGLKTLIMKESPSAYYVHCFAHQLQLVLVVVAKDNDDCVWFFDRVSLLLNIVGSSCKRHGMLRHHQYANVMKALECGILESGSGLNQEMGLPRPGDTRWGSHYKTVVNMISMYPTIRDVLIALGRDTSQRGEWPKIHTMVGVFESFDFIFSAHLMLDILGHTNELSECLQRKDQDILNAMSLVRLAKSKMQQMRSEGWVSFFQRVTIFCNKYGIQVPGMEHNYVPYGRSARFAQDQTNDDHFRREVYIGVIDKISQELDSRFDEVNMELLTCMATLNPADSFASFDANKVHRLAKFYPNDFSSSDLLRLDLQLETFIDDMRKDEMFKGLNNLVDLSVKLVETKRDKVYHWVYLLIKLVLLLPVATASVERIFSAMTFIKNKLRNKMGDSLLDDCLVTFIERDMFLQLREEEIINIFMAIRRRRPDKKKKK from the coding sequence ATGAAGAGGAGTGGTGATATTGCCTCTCTTTTTCAGAAATATGAATCAAAGAAGAAGGCTTGTTCTCAATCTCCTTCTGTGGCTGCAGCTGTTCCAGAAGAGCAAATGGAAGAACAAGATCAAGATAGAGTGATTGAAGAAAATGTAACTCCAACTCCAATGTCTGAACAAGAAGATGGTCCAGATCAAGATAGAGTGATTGAAGAAAATGTAACTCCAACTCCAATGCCTCCAAATCCACCTCCAGTTGCCCAAAAAGAACCTATTTATGATATCAGTCGCCTTCCACTTGATCCGGGGGTAAGACAACCCATTGCAAATTATCCAGTCAATGATCAAGATGCAGTTCGACGATCATATATTATTAAAGGTCCATTCCAACCTTATGCACATCAATTTGAAAGTAGAAAAATTGGAAATAGGGATCGTCAATTCAATCCTATGTGGTTTTATAAATATCCATGGATTGAATACAGTGTCAAGAAGGAAGCAGCATTTTGCTTTGTGTGCTACTTGTTTGGAAAGGAGAAAAGTAAGAAATCTGCATTTGTTGAAGGTGGTTGGAGAAATTGGAATAGAAATGATGCACTTGATTTACATGTGGGAGGTGTAACAAGTGCTCACAACGCAGCTCAAGAAAGATATAACTTATTTATGACTCCCCATGGAGCAATTGATGATAAAATTGTGAAGGTGGATAATGAGGAGCGCCGTCTCTACAAGATTAGGTTGACTTATTCACTTAGATGTTTGAGATTTCTTTTGCAGCAAGGATTAGCATTCCATGGgcatgatgaaagtgaagagtcTAGCAACAGAGGGAACTTCATTGAGCTTTTGAAGTGGCTTGCAGCAAATAATGAAGAGGTTAACAAGTTTGTTTTGAAGAATGCTCCAGGTAATTGCACATTAACTAGCCCAGACATAcaaaaagaaattattcaatgTTGTGCAATGGAGACTAGAGATCAAATCATTAAGGAAATTGGGGATGATCACTATACAATTTTAGCTGATGAGTCTAGTGATGTCTCTCATAAAGAACAACTAGCCCTTTGCTTGCGTTATGTTGATAAATCAGGAAGGCCATGTGAGCGGTTTCTTGgaattgttcatgtagatgatactactTCTTCATCACTTAAGGAAGCAATTCAATCTTTACTagttagtcatggtttgactataaCTCAAATCCATGGTCAAGGCTATGATGGGGCTAGTAACATGAAAGGAGAGATTAAAGGGCTGAAAACCTTGATTATGAAAGAATCACCATCTGCTTATTATGTTCACTGTTTTGCACATCAACTCCAATTGGTTCTGGTTGTTGTTGCCAAAGACAATGATGATTGTGTGTGGTTTTTTGATCGAGTATCCCTCTTGCTAAATATTGTTGGTAGCTCTTGTAAGCGTCATGGCATGCTTCGACATCACCAATATGCCAATGTCATGAAAGCACTTGAGTGTGGTATACTAGAATCTGGAAGTGGGTTAAATCAAGAGATGGGGCTGCCTAGACCTGGTGACACTCGGTGGGGCTCTCATTATAAAACTGTGGTCAACATGATTTCTATGTATCCCACAATTCGCGATGTACTCATAGCTCTTGGACGAGATACTTCACAAAGGGGTGAATGGCCAAAAATACATACTATGGTTGGAGTGTTTGAGTCATTTGATTTCATTTTCAGTGCTCATTTGATGCTTGATATTCTTGGACATACAAATGAATTGTCTGAGTGTTTGCAAAGAAAAGACCAAGATATCCTTAATGCAATGTCACTTGTCCGTTTGGCAAAGAGTAAAATGCAACAAATGAGGTCTGAAGGGTGGGTTTCATTTTTTCAAAGGGTTACAATATTTTGCAACAAATATGGTATTCAAGTTCCTGGAATGGAACATAATTATGTGCCATATGGAAGATCAGCACGTTTTGCTCAGGACCAAACAAATGATGATCACTTCAGAAGAGAAGTATATATTGGAGTCATTGATAAAATTAGTCAAGAGCTTGACAGTCGCTTTGATGAGGTAAATATGGAGTTGCTTACTTGTATGGCTACTTTGAATCCAGCAGATTCCTTCGCTTCTTTTGATGCAAACAAGGTACATAGACTTGCTAAATTTTACCCTAATGATTTTTCAAGCTCTGACTTGCTAAGACTCGATCTGCAACTTGAAACTTTTATTGATGACATGAGGAAAGATGAAATGTTCAAAGGCCTAAACAATCTTGTTGACCTCTCagtaaaacttgttgaaacaaagAGGGATAAAGTTTATCATTGGGTCTATTTACTTAtcaaattggtattgcttctacCGGTGGCTACTGCAAGTGTTGAAAGAATATTTTCTGCAATGACCTTTATCAAGAATAAGTTGAGAAATAAGATGGGTGATAGCCTTCTCGATGATTGTCTAGTGACTTTTATTGAGCGGGATATGTTCTTACAATTGCGTGAAGAAGAAATCATCAACATTTTCATGGCTATTAGAAGGCGAAGgcctgacaagaagaagaagaagtag